In Polaromonas sp. JS666, one genomic interval encodes:
- a CDS encoding tripartite tricarboxylate transporter substrate binding protein: MKQLLSAIGLALLAPLALAQGAPATAGPGCLDKNVLYWQAFPPGGESDLSARHQQVVLKKKCPAIDTIIQYKAGAGGGLMWGQMNQLPGDGLNVVGINLPHIVFQPLEGQVQYKTQDITPVFWFHYTPDILVVPESSPIKTFADFLSAAKAKPGQLSLGGSGLNSANHAAHERLNAAFGVKTNYIPYKGTGDMATAVIGSQIDGAMTYTPFAISNKTRLRPLAVAMEKRHPLMPEVPTFKELGVDWVDGAYRGIGVPKSTPPEARKRLSDLWAAMNNDPEMKELAARSGFELVNVGADQMDAFMKDKVRLYTDGAQRLGLGKK; this comes from the coding sequence ATGAAACAGCTTTTAAGTGCAATCGGCCTGGCCTTGCTGGCCCCGCTGGCCCTGGCGCAAGGCGCTCCGGCGACCGCGGGGCCCGGTTGCCTCGACAAGAATGTGCTGTACTGGCAGGCCTTTCCGCCTGGCGGCGAGTCCGACCTGTCGGCGCGGCATCAACAGGTTGTGCTGAAGAAAAAATGCCCCGCGATCGACACCATCATCCAGTACAAGGCCGGCGCGGGCGGCGGGCTGATGTGGGGCCAGATGAACCAGTTGCCGGGTGACGGGCTGAACGTGGTCGGCATCAACCTGCCGCATATCGTGTTCCAGCCGCTGGAGGGACAGGTGCAGTACAAGACGCAGGACATCACGCCGGTGTTCTGGTTCCACTACACGCCCGACATCCTCGTGGTGCCCGAGTCCAGCCCGATCAAGACTTTTGCCGATTTCCTCAGTGCGGCCAAGGCCAAGCCCGGCCAGCTCAGCCTGGGCGGCTCGGGCCTGAACTCGGCCAACCACGCGGCGCACGAGCGACTGAATGCGGCTTTCGGCGTCAAGACCAACTACATCCCCTACAAAGGCACGGGCGACATGGCCACGGCGGTGATCGGTTCCCAGATCGACGGTGCCATGACCTACACGCCGTTTGCCATCAGCAACAAGACCCGCCTGCGGCCGCTCGCCGTGGCCATGGAAAAACGCCACCCGCTGATGCCCGAGGTGCCCACCTTCAAGGAGCTCGGTGTGGACTGGGTCGACGGCGCCTACCGCGGCATTGGTGTGCCCAAATCCACCCCGCCCGAAGCACGCAAGCGCCTCTCGGACCTCTGGGCCGCCATGAACAACGACCCTGAAATGAAGGAGCTTGCGGCCAGGAGCGGGTTCGAGCTGGTCAATGTCGGCGCCGATCAGATGGACGCTTTCATGAAAGACAAGGTGCGGCTGTACACCGACGGCGCGCAGCGGCTGGGTCTGGGCAAGAAGTAG
- a CDS encoding glycerate kinase type-2 family protein, whose protein sequence is MTAPNPASQPRQFLEHLYHAAVQRALPLHNTAAYLPKPPKGRTIVLGAGKAGGSMVQAVEALWPADAPLEGLVVTRYHHIPPRPAGLKQRIELVEAAHPVPDAAGLAAAQRILAMTQGLTADDLVLCLISGGGSSLLTLPAEGLTLEDKQRINKDLLNSGANIGEMNCVRKHLSRIKGGRLAAACAPARVITLTISDVPGDDPSIIASGPTVPDASTCAEAVAILARYGIAIPGGLMSLLEQGALETPKPGDAAFNGHEVHMIATPQQSLEAAAAVARDAGLTAYILSDEMEGESREVGKVHAALARAVALKGQPFQKPCVILSGGETTVTIKKQPDGTPKGRGGRAGEFCMGLALGLQGQAGVYALAADTDGIDGVEDNAGAFVAPDTLERALAKGMKLNRYLDRNDAYGYFEPLGDLVITGPTNTNVNDFRAILVL, encoded by the coding sequence ATGACCGCACCCAACCCCGCCTCCCAGCCGCGCCAGTTTCTGGAGCATCTCTACCACGCGGCAGTGCAACGCGCGCTGCCTTTGCACAACACGGCGGCGTATTTACCCAAACCACCCAAGGGCCGAACCATCGTCCTGGGTGCCGGCAAGGCCGGGGGTTCCATGGTGCAGGCGGTCGAGGCCCTCTGGCCCGCTGACGCGCCGCTGGAGGGGCTGGTGGTCACGCGCTATCACCATATTCCACCGCGGCCTGCGGGTTTGAAGCAACGCATAGAACTGGTCGAGGCGGCGCACCCGGTGCCGGATGCGGCGGGCCTGGCGGCTGCGCAGCGCATCCTCGCCATGACGCAGGGCCTGACTGCCGACGACCTGGTGCTGTGCCTGATTTCCGGTGGCGGCTCGTCTCTCCTGACATTGCCCGCCGAGGGCCTCACGCTGGAAGACAAGCAGCGCATCAACAAGGACCTGCTGAACAGCGGCGCCAACATTGGCGAGATGAATTGCGTGCGCAAGCACCTGTCGCGCATCAAGGGCGGGCGGCTGGCCGCGGCCTGTGCGCCGGCGCGCGTGATCACGCTCACCATCAGCGACGTGCCCGGCGATGACCCCTCCATCATTGCCAGCGGCCCGACCGTGCCCGATGCCAGCACCTGCGCCGAGGCTGTGGCCATCCTCGCGCGCTACGGCATCGCGATCCCGGGCGGGCTCATGAGCCTGCTGGAGCAGGGCGCGCTCGAAACGCCCAAGCCCGGCGATGCGGCCTTCAACGGCCATGAGGTCCACATGATTGCCACACCGCAGCAAAGCCTCGAAGCCGCCGCCGCCGTTGCCAGGGATGCGGGGCTGACGGCCTACATCCTCAGCGATGAGATGGAAGGCGAGTCGCGCGAAGTCGGCAAGGTGCATGCGGCACTGGCCCGCGCGGTGGCGCTCAAGGGCCAGCCTTTCCAGAAACCTTGCGTGATTCTGAGCGGTGGCGAAACCACGGTCACCATCAAAAAGCAGCCCGATGGCACCCCCAAAGGCAGGGGCGGGCGGGCCGGCGAATTCTGCATGGGGCTGGCGCTGGGGCTGCAGGGGCAGGCGGGCGTCTACGCGCTGGCCGCAGACACCGATGGCATTGACGGTGTGGAAGACAACGCGGGCGCGTTCGTCGCCCCCGACACGCTGGAACGGGCGCTGGCCAAGGGCATGAAGCTGAACCGCTACCTGGACCGCAACGATGCTTATGGCTACTTTGAGCCTCTGGGGGATCTGGTCATCACGGGGCCGACGAACACCAATGTCAATGATTTCCGGGCGATCCTGGTGCTGTAG
- a CDS encoding tartrate dehydrogenase, with protein sequence MKTYKIACIPGDGIGKEVVPAGQTVLEALAATQNKFKFEFTSFDWGGDYFRQHGVMMPEDGLDALRDKDAILFGSAGDPHIPDHITLWGLRLKICQGFDQYANVRPTRILPGIDGPLKRCKPEDLNWVIVRENSEGEYSGVGGRAHQGHPIEVATDVSMMTRAGVERIMRFAFKLAQLRPRKLLTVITKSNAQRHAMVMWDEIALQISKEFPDVKWDKELVDASTARMINRPASLDTIVATNLHADILSDLAAALAGSLGIAPTGNIDPERRYPSMFEPIHGSAFDIMGKGLANPVGTFWSCVMMLEHLGEPEAARVLMDAVEAITADPALHTGDLGGKATMAQVTEAVCALFAAAPVRQAA encoded by the coding sequence ATGAAAACGTACAAGATCGCGTGCATCCCCGGTGACGGCATCGGCAAGGAAGTGGTACCGGCCGGCCAGACCGTGCTCGAAGCACTGGCCGCCACGCAGAACAAATTCAAATTCGAGTTCACCTCGTTTGACTGGGGCGGCGACTATTTCCGCCAGCACGGCGTGATGATGCCGGAGGACGGCCTGGATGCGCTGCGCGACAAGGACGCAATCCTGTTCGGCTCCGCCGGCGACCCGCACATCCCGGACCACATCACGCTGTGGGGCCTGCGCCTGAAGATCTGCCAGGGCTTTGACCAGTACGCCAACGTGCGCCCCACGCGCATCCTGCCCGGCATCGACGGCCCCCTGAAGCGCTGCAAGCCTGAAGACCTGAACTGGGTCATCGTGCGCGAAAACTCCGAGGGCGAGTATTCGGGCGTCGGTGGCCGCGCCCACCAGGGCCATCCGATCGAGGTGGCCACTGATGTCTCGATGATGACCCGTGCCGGTGTGGAGCGCATCATGCGTTTTGCCTTCAAGCTGGCGCAATTACGCCCCCGCAAGCTGCTGACCGTGATCACCAAGTCCAATGCCCAGCGCCACGCCATGGTGATGTGGGACGAGATCGCCCTGCAGATCTCCAAAGAGTTCCCGGACGTCAAATGGGACAAGGAACTGGTGGATGCCTCGACGGCGCGCATGATCAACCGCCCGGCCTCGCTCGACACCATTGTGGCAACCAACCTGCACGCCGACATCCTGAGCGACCTGGCCGCCGCGCTGGCCGGCAGCCTGGGCATTGCGCCCACCGGCAACATTGACCCCGAACGCCGCTATCCGTCGATGTTCGAGCCCATCCATGGCTCGGCCTTCGACATCATGGGCAAGGGCCTGGCCAACCCGGTCGGCACCTTCTGGTCCTGCGTGATGATGCTTGAACACCTCGGTGAGCCTGAGGCCGCCAGGGTGTTGATGGATGCCGTGGAGGCCATCACCGCCGACCCGGCGCTGCATACCGGCGACCTGGGCGGCAAGGCCACGATGGCACAGGTCACCGAAGCCGTCTGCGCGCTTTTTGCCGCGGCCCCGGTGCGCCAGGCGGCGTGA